The Pyrenophora tritici-repentis strain M4 chromosome Unknown M4_contig_00036, whole genome shotgun sequence genomic interval aagtatagcattagggcggagcgaggtaggaaaccgatggacggcgcggttagaggagttcggggttagtaattcaggagcagggccgacgttgtttgagtttttaggaaaaaagcgattgttagagacggttgagagcaataacttagcaggagagttttgttggattacaagattaataggcgagtagaggaaatatagagagttgtaacgttgacgagggtagctccaacagctcgagtaggtcggatagtgtaagcagcgataaaggcaagagcagcaagatcagcgagagcgtaggcagggttagcagcaagagagatagcagcaacagtgacgatagtagcagcagtaagagtagcgacgaaggcgagggcagcgagagcagtgatcaaggcgagagcagcgagagtagtgacgaaggcgagggtagtaaagatattagaggtagcgaaagcagcggcaacagcgagagcaatgagagcaacgacaaagacgagggcagagaaggtaacgagagcggcgagagcagtaagagcgcaggcagcgttggtagcgagagcaatagctgcaacagtggcgatagtggcgatagcgagggcagcgacgacggcgaggatggcgaggatggcgaggatggcgaggacagcgagggcaacttgatggcaggtagcgaaagcagtaatagcagcttgagcagggaggaaaagcgagggtcgtgacgacggcgagagtagctccgatagcgagagcagcagagcgagagcagcaagagcggcaagagcaacgagagcgaggcaggcgaggcaggcgagagcaacgagatggcaagtagcgagagcgaggcaggcgaggcaggcgagagcaacgagatggcaagtagcgagagcgtagggagcgagagaggcgagagaaataagagcagcgacatgataggtaccgttggcagcgagagcatcgagagccgcgcatatagcgagagtaacgagaacagagcgagtagcgagagcagcgacgacggtaaggacagcgagagcaggagccgcagcggcgaaaggagttgtagaagccgtagcagcggtaggaagtgagaagcagcgagagtagcgcgagcagtggggggacagcagggacagcgagagcagtagggaaagcaagagcaggggcagaagtagttatagcggccgcaggcgtagtaggagcggtggggagtgaggagcagaagcgaggatatcgatagcagcgagagcagcgaggacggcggggatagtagggatagcgggatcagctgtgagagaagcgaggatagcgagagtaggaaagcaggagccgcaggcgcgatagaagtaagagtagcaagagcagtaagagcaggatgtgtagccgcgaggatagaggcaattaaggtaattaaggtgattgcgatgattgcgaggacagtaagagcaacaagggcagcgcaagaaaggggcgaacggcaagggaattaactattaagttaattgtagcgattgcaaggacagcgggaacagcgaggatagtaagggcagtaagggtagaaaggacagcggaagcagcgaggacaacgaggacagcgaggattgtaaggacagcggaagcagcgaggacaacgaggacagcgaggattgtaaggacagcggaagcagcgaggacaacgaggacagcgaggattgtaaggacagcggaagcagcgaggataatgaggacagcgaggatagtaagaacagcgaggatagtaaggacagtaagagtagcgaggatagcgaaagtaggagagtagcagtagcaatagcagtagccggaggtgtatataagctgtaagaggtaagaggtagaagtaaggatattataagcagcaaggatagcaggggcagaagcggcaacaggtgcaggggtagtaggagtagtaataagaatattaagagcagtgcaagttacaaggacaagggacaaagtaaggacagtagagatagtaagagtatcaggagcagcgagaacagaagccgtaggattgatagcgaagatattaagagcagcaaggaaagcgaaagtagcgagggtagtaagagcagcgacaagaggagcggtagcggccgccgaaaccgcagttaccgcaggtggaggaggcgtaggaggtaaggggcagaagagagcagtagagacagcgggaacagcggggaaagcgagagcagcaagaaggacggggatagtagagatagaggaagtggcgagagcagaagcagtaatagggaggattgcggaatgcggaggagtaagagcggtaggagtaagagtagcaagagcaggacgtagaagtaagagccgtaggagcaggagcagtaagaatagcaggagtagcaagggtaggagctttaaaggcggcagcaacgagggtgttacaagcagcgaaaataataggagcagggagagtggtcgcagtaaggatagcgatagaagcgaggttggcgacagcagggacagtagtagtagcaagaatagcgagagtagcgagagcaatagcagtgagagctagagcattaagagtagcagcaataagagcagtaaccgtaggagtaggcgcattaagagtaaaagctgcaggagtaagagcagtaagggcggaaatagtaggagcgtaattagcgagagcaggagcagcgaggacagcaggagcagctggaatggcgagagcagcaaggacggagtggatagcaagaataggaagcgtaggggccgcagtggcgatatttgtagaagcggcagtaaacacaggtgtagtagtagccgtaggagtaataacgagcatgttaaaagcagcaaggacggcaggaacagcgggagttgcaatagtagaacccgtaaccgtaattgaatagacagtaagagtgatagtcgcgatagaaggaaaagttacaagaatagcagccgtagccgtggtagaagcaagagtaattataatagaggcaaagatagtaacagtagtaagagtaataagcacagtaagggtatagtaagagcaaaagtttaaagaagagttatttatgttaaaaataagtatgcaggtataaagcaaagaaaagaaagattcgaaaagagagagtataaagttggtgagattcataatcgatagatgaggtaggtaaaacaggtatagtttgtagtatatattagatagtgtttaagaaagaaatcaagcatAGAATTAAGTAGGATTTAAGGATTAGgattgtagtagaagacagagcaagttattaggaatacattaataagaagatagaagaaaagattaagtttatataaaagtagagtcataagaagaagatataaataaaaagatataagagattatgtttcaataatattaaaaagagatgttagaaaagaaagaagaataaaagaaacccgatataatttaagaggagtatagtaaagggaatagaagataggtagaagaagaaagagagagaaagataaggaagtttatagagaaggacataagaagcaaaagataaagagaaagaaggagaagtaaagaaaatagaaagagaagtaaagaaaaatATAGAGCAAGTAAAGAGAGAGTAGCAAGAACAGCAGTAGTAATAAGGATAAGGATAGAGTTAAGGTACAGTACAATAATGCATAGTGGGTATTTAAGCAACAGTAGTAAGACGAGGCAGGCCGTGTTGGACGTGCATACAGTAGGTAGAGTTTAAGTTTACCGACGCAGAATAGTGATAGAGGTATATAGGGTAGTAGATAATGCGATGCGGTATATAGACGGCGGTAGGCGAAGGACAGAGCCGACACAATATACAACAGTATTAGAGAACTAAGAGGTAGTaggcaaaggagatagttgaagaagtatttaggtTGTGTTTAGTATAGCGAATGGTATAACGTGTGTATACAAGcaataagaagataatagATACGGAGGAGATTAGACAGCAGATATAAAAGATTGTTAGTTTCGAGGGTATTTATAGCAAGGTTGTTAGGATTAGTATAGGGAAGCAAGAATAGAGTAGCATAGGGATAGATAGGAGGTTAGTAGAACAGAGAGTTAAAGTAAATTTAATAGAGGGATTCGTAAGACAGTTTTAGAGCAAGTAGGGGTTAGGGTGTACAGAAACGAATAGGTTAATAAGAGAGTTTTATTAGAGTCAGCCGTTTATAATAGAGGAGAACAATAAACAACAGAGGTTATTGCAGAGAAGGGTATAGGCCGAGGtaaagggaagaagagagaagataTAGTGGCAATAGGAAAAGTTTCCGAGTTAGGGTATTTAGTAGATGTTATATAGATTAAGTGATAAAAGCGAGTAAATTAGATTAAAAATAAGGAGAGATAGAAATagatgaagaggaaaggaaagaagagagaggaacagaagagagagaggggaaggatggatgtggtggagaggagagatgaggaGGGGCAGGGAGGGTtggagcagcaggagcaggagcaggagcgacaaggcgggtggcggaggtgaatacagcagcggcaacaggagtttagggaggtagagtagtgAGGTAGGGAATTAGGATGGTAGGGGAATGGATAGGGAATATGCAAAGGGGCGGATAATGGGCGAAGCGAGGAAAATATAGGGAGATGTtggtgaggggagggggGAAGTGTAAAAGAAGCGATTACGATTGTTTTAGAGCCGATTCAGTTTAAGGGTTATTAGgggcgtttttggtgggaGGTAGAGTAGGAAAGGAATTGTTAGGGGCGGTATTAGAAGGTAAGAGATGCAAATTAACAGTATAAAGGAGTATTCACGGGGGTTTATTAGGGCAGCGTTTAGGTAGAGGGAGGTAGGAAAGCGTTAGGGGGCGGGGTTAAAGGGGAGAAGAGGATTTATAGTAGATAAGACAGGGTTAGGGGTATAGAAGGAAGaaagggttagggttacagAATAAAGAGAGGGATAGGTAAGAAATGAATAGAAGAATAAAAATATTCATAAGGAGATAAAGGAGGATTAGATTACAGGCAAAATAAGGTAGAAGAGCAATTCGTTAGGTAGTATGTAGAGGGGAAAGAGTGGGTAATAAGATATAGAAGGCGAGTATTAGAAAAGTATTTGGAGGGGCAAGGAGGCGAAGAGAgatataaagaagaggaggagagattTTTAGTGTGTAGACAAGCGGACAAGGAGATAGACAGCAGCAAAGAGCAGTAATAAAGAGGAGATATAGTAGAGAGGAGGGTAGAGcagtaggagcaggagcgacaaggcgggtaGTAGAGTTTAATACGGCAGTGATAACAGGAGTTTAGGCAGGTAGAGTAGTAAGACAGGCAATTAGGATAGTAGGGGAATAGATAGGGAATATGCGAAGGGCGGGTGATAAGCAAAGCGAGGACAAAATAGGGAGATGTtagtgacggggaggagaaaTACAAAAGAAGCAGTTAAGATTGTGTTAGAGTAGATTTGTATAAGGGTTATTCGTTATGTATTTAGTAGGGAGTTAGGCAGGAGAAATGTAAGGGGTAGGAGAGGAATTGTTCGGGGCAGTATTGGATAGTACGAGACGCAAATTGATAGTGTAACAGAGTATTAATAGGGGGGTTAATAGAGGAAGAGGTAGGGTAGAGGGAGGTAAGAGAGTAGTGGAGGGCGCGGTTAAAGGGGTTAGGGGTAGAgagaggaagggtcagggagaggaagggtcagggagggtagagaggatcagggagggtagagaggatcagggagggtagagaggatcagggagggtaaAGAGGGTTAGGTATTATAGTATAAGAAGATAACTAGAGAAAGTAAGTAAAAAGAGTTAAGAATAATAAAGTGGATAGTAAATAATATATAGGGGGGTTTTAGAGAGGAGGAAATATAAGAGAGTTTACTAGAAAATAAGAAAGAGGGGTTTCAGAGTAGGCAGAAGCGTAAAGCAAGAGCAtagggcagaggaaaagaggaaaagaggtaGAGTTTAAAGAAGGCCGCCGGTTGCGGTAAGGAAGATGCAAAggcgagagtagtagaagagaatATAAGAGAGGATTATATGTTAGGGGTAAATAGGTAAGAGGGGGCGGGGATTTAGGGGCGCAAAAGGAgggtagagaaagaaaatacaagagaggTAGAGGTAAAGGGTTAGAAAGAGAGTTAGAATAGAATTTTTATAAGATAAGGTAGGTTTAGAGGACGCAGAGTTGTAGAGCGAAGTAGAGGGTAGGgtgtaagagtagagagtaAGGAGTTAAAAGAAGTTAGATAGGGCGTATAAGTAGTAACACCCCGTTTTTAGGGTTAAGAAGTATTTAGGAGGAGAAAGGGAGAAGTAGGaaaagaagagggagagtaagagtaagccGTAAGGTGTCACAAAGAGGGTAGAGTAAGAGTAGAGGAGAGAGTAGAGGGGGTGGTGGGTGGACCCGTAAGGTGTTACAAAAAGGGTGGAGTAAGAGTAGTTATTGTAGGATTAATTAGGTTATAGGAACGCAGGCGGTGGAGTGAGTTCCGGGGGCGCAGTACAGCAAGTCAGACGGGGCAGATAggacagacaaggaggcgAAACAAGTAGTAAGGGGGAAGAGGAGGTTTCACAAGTAGGTAGGGCGAAGAGAGGGTTTCATAGGTAAGTAGGATATAAAGAGAAAGGGGAGTGTTAGGAAGAGATAAGTAAGGTAttataaagaagaggagtatGTGTTATAAGGGTAGATAGTAGCGtgtaaagagtagagtaaagagtagagtaaagagtagagtaaagagtagatagtagagagTGTAGGAAGTTaagaaggagtagaagtggtaaaggaagagagggagTAGGTAATAAAAacggtaagagagagtaaaacgcagaaggaaaagtaaagaaagtaggtaagtaaagagaagtagttgtaagggtctcacataggtcaggtatttgaaactgtgttgaattacaaagtaattgcagtgcagagcttgtaagaagctctgcgcggaatatatctaagtgggggtgtgcatgggccaccaaacaggtggctcgtgcgcgaacatcaaaacaacgctaaggcatctggcaggtggcctgtgcggggcaacggcccaaaaccatcacacGTCCCCCCCCGAAAAGCGCTCAAAGTTCCGACTGAGGCGCAAACTTATTTGAGTACTTGCTATCTAGTAGCTGGAGCAGGGCTATAGCGAGCTGTCCGTCGTCATCGTAGTCATGAAATGTGGCGTGTGGTCCTGGTCGGCCAGGGTTGCGGCTGTGAAAGTCCTGGACTGACTCTTTACAGCTGCGCAGGTTATGGTAGGGCTGCCATGGCTCTGACTGATCGTCGCCCACCCATTCCACCTTGTATTGCAGCAATCCACGCTCACCTGTGTGAGGGTCGACGAGATTGCGTCGTATGCGAGAGTCTAGGACTTGGGAGACCACGTATTCTGTGACTCCATCGTTGCCAAGGTGGACTTCGGGGGAGCGGCATCGCCTGGACGAGGTTGTCCGGGTAAGGCGTCGTCCTCGTACGGTTGTAGGAGCCATGGGTGGAAGGCTGGGAAGATAGCTTTAAGCTGAGGAGGGAGGTCTAGTTCGTAGGCCATGTTGTCAATGACCCGAGTGATCTGGTATGGCCCTATATTCTTGTGGTCTAGTGACTTAACTGGTCTTTCGGTTTTAATGTGGCGGGCGTTCAGCATCACCCAGTCACCCACGTCGAACCGTGGTGCTGGGTATCGGTTCGCGTCTGCGAACTCTTTCATCTTGTCTTGAGCCCATAGGATTTGTTGTCGCAGGAAGGTGCGCGTTGTGTCAATGCGCTGGGCGAGGGCATCAGCGTTCCGTTGCTGTTGGGCGATAGTAGGGTGGTTGTTAAGGGGGCGCAGAAGGTGAGCGGGCTCCAGTCCAGATCGCGGTTGGCGTCCCTTTGTGGCGAGGAACGGAGATAACCCGGTAGCTGTGCTAATGGCCGAATTGGCTTCAAATTCTGCTAAAGGCAATAGCTGGGCCCAATCCGTCTGTAGGTAGTTAACGTACGCCCTTAGGTATTGTTTGAGATCGGCGTTTGCATTCTCGGTCTGACCGTCGGTTTCTGGGTGATGGGAGGTAGAGAGTTTAGGGTGCGTTCCCACCTGGGCACACAGGCGATTCCAGAAATGTGACGTGAATTGGCGGCCCCGATCTGATACAAGAGACCTTGGGTATCCTTCCTCTTTCCAGATGTATTCCATAAACTTGTCAACGACTGTAGGCACCTCTAGGTTTTCCATTGCAATGAACTTCTTCATTTTTGATAGACGGTCAACCACGACCATGATGTGTTGGTAAGAGTGACCACACCAGGTTGACTTAGGCAGTGGGGTGATGAAGTCGATGGATATGTCATCCCAGTACTGAGTAGGGACAGGCAGCGGGTGAAGCAAACTATGTTTGGCGGTGCGGTTAACCTTAGAGCGTTTACAGGTTAGACAGTTGTTGGTAAAGCGCGCAATTGTGTTCGTCATGCCCTGCCAGTAGTACCACTGGCTTACTTGTTGGTACGTCGTCGTGCGACCTCCGTGGCCGCCCGGTAGGCTATTGTGGATGTGTGCGATAATCCTCGTACGGAGTTTCTCACTGAAGGGGACGACAAGACGCCCGTTGCCAATAAATAGCTTGCCGTCGTTGCTGGCTTCTAGGTCGGCTAGTTCCATCCGAATGCCTTCCGCTATGAGGTAATGTGGGATACGGCGGTCATTAGAAGCGAGGGCTGTCTTTACATCGCGTAGGCGTGGGTCGCTAAGGCAGAGTTCTAAGAGGACATCGTCGAGGGGGCGATCGTCGGCTCCTTCGATGTCGTCATATGGGTCATGGGTGCCCTTTAGGGAGAAGCGGGCTAACCCTACCAACATTGTAGAGGTGGACAGTGAAGCGCCTTCGCCGCTCTCTTGCATCAGTGTAAGGACGGAGCCTAGGTCGCAAGGATTGTCGCCCAGGcattagactccgcaacaatcaattcaatccggtcactctcctagacccacttacctatctaggtagggcttaaactcctataggtaactactaggcttaaagcggtaatcaatcaatccaatctgaaccttctaggacccacttaattgattgttgcggactgtgccAGGCATACTCCGGCGAGGCGTACAGCGGCATAGCTGCCGCCCCATCGGTTGGAACCTAGGATAGTCTGGCATTGGTGCTGGACCCGGTCGTCCGTGACTGAGTCTGGCAAGTCTCCTGTCCGGCGGGTAAGGCTGTCGGGTTTAGTACCCTGTTTACCAGGGCGGTATTGTATGCGAAAGTCGAATTCCTCTAGGAACTCAGCCCAGCGGGCTTGTCGACGATTGAGATTGCGTTTAGAGCGGAAGTATTCGAGCCCGCGATGGTCTGTTAGCACTTCTACCGCCTCAGGAACTCCTGCGAGTTCTGGCCTCCATTCCTCGAAGGCGCGGACTATAGCgaggagctccttgtcgtataTCTCGTAATTACACTCTGTGGGCGACATCTTCTTTGAGAGATAGGCGACCGGCCGGACTGATCCGTCTGGCTGGACCTGGGAGAGCACTGCTGCGTACACATAGTCAGACGCGTCAGTTTCTACGATAGTCTTTAGGTCGGGGTCAAAGTGGGCGAGCACCACGTCGCTACAGAAGGCGACTTTCAGTGCGAGGAAGGAGCGCTCAGCTTCTTTAGTCATCTTGAATAGCTTAGGGTCGCCCTTAGTGAGATGCGTTAAAGGTTTTGCGATATCCGAGAAACCGCGTATAAATCGGCGGTAGAAGTTAGCAAAACCTAAAAAGGCTTGTACATCTTTTAGAGATTGCGGAAGCTTCCAGTCCTGAATGGCGCTGACTTTGTCTGGGTCCATTTTAATACCGTCGGCGGTGATGATAAGCCCGAGGAATTTAACCTCTGTCGTTATGAAGTCGGATTTAAGAATGTCCATAGGCAATCCGGCGTCTGCGAGCCGAGAGACTACCTGTACTAGGTGCTTCTCGTGTTGATCAAGAGTCTCACTAAAGATAATTACATCGTCTAAGTAAGCCATGCAGAACTCATCGAGATATTCGTGTAGGACGTCGTTAATGTATGCTTGGAAGGTTCCTGGGCTATTGCACATGCCGAAGGGCATAACAGTGTATTGGTACAGTCCGTAGGGCGTGATGAAGGCGGAGAGGTGTTTATGTTCTTCTTTGATGCGTATCTTATTGAATGCGGCGATCACATCTACCTTGGAGAAGTATCGCGATTTTGAGAGCTTAGCAAGCATGTCCCGGATTAGTGGTGGGGCATTTCGGTtcttgacagtgtgggcGTTCAGACCGCGATAGTCGACGCATATGCGGATGCCTCCACCTGGCTTGCGCACAACAAGAAGGGGTGCGGCCCAGGCGGAAGTGCTGCGTTCGACGTGTCCTTTCTTGATcatgtcgtccacatagagTTTCACCGCTCGGGCTTCATCTCGGGACATTGGGCGTAGACGCTGGAATGACGGCTTAGGCGGCTGGCCAGTATCGTCGAGCTTAAGTTCGATTTTGTGGTCAAGGTTACCCCGGAGCTCTGGGAGCTCGTCCGCTTCTTTAGGGTCAAAACCTTGGTACAAGGGATGAAGGACCTTAGGTAATCGCTTGAGGATTTCTTGTCTCGTCATGTGCGGACGTTCCATCTTGTCGCGGAACTTCTCGTAATCCTCTGGGAGCACTTTGGCTCCTGCAGCACGTAGGTGCTGAGTGTCCTCCCATTCCTTGTCGGATAGCTCGGCGATGCGGCCGATTTCATCGTAAGAGGTGATACAAATGTCCTGGTCGTGACAGACGGCTGCCGCGGCTACGCGGCTAGAGATGAAAGCTACATCAATTGGTGGGGTGCTTTGGGGTGACGAGCAACCTTCCGGCAAGGGTCAGGGACCTGGGGGAGAGGTTGCTTGTGGTGCCGGCTGCTCTGAGTGTGACAGggtcggtggtcgtggatACAGTTAATTAGACAGTGCTCCGAGTCAAAACTTAGAGACATGTCTTTCCAGTTAACTCGGGGTTCATGGGTTTGGAACCAGGGCGTTCCTAGGATCATTTGGACACCAGAGAGTTTGGTGACATAGGCTAGGACATCTTCGGTGTGGGTGCCAAATGTGACAGTTACCCGGGCCATATGGGTAACGCCTGCCACTAGAGAGCCATCAGCGAGTTCTAGAGTAGCAGGCTGGGAGAGAGAGATAAGGTCGTATTTATGTGCGCGGGCATGAGAAGAATCAATGAAGAGAGAAGCACAACCAGTGTCACCCATGATTTCGACGTGTTGAGGAGAGGAGCGATGAGAAGAAATGATTCCTTTAAAGACTAATTGCTGGCCTACTAGAGGCTGATACTTATCACCGCGTATAGCGGCGGCAGCAATGGCCGAGACGGTGATCCGGGATCCAGTCTGGCTCTGTTGTTTTAGAGCCTTGACACGGTTCGCAATTGCCTGGAGTGTTGGATCCGGGTCGGACTCATCGTCAGAGCTGACTTCTACGGTAGGGGAAAGGGCTAGGGTCAAAGAATCGTCGACAAAGCGGTTAGGATGtaactcctcttcttcttcgctgtCTTCGACAGAAGGGGCAGGGGGAATTAGGGGATGTGCTGGTGGTTGTACTGGGGTGGCTTCTCATGCCGGGGAGGTCCCTGGGGGCGACTGTCGCCAGGGACTAAGCATTTTCCGAAGGTTGGGGAGAGGTGGAGGTGACGCTAGCTGCGGCGCCCTTGACCTTAGGGCGGGCTGGCTCTCCGACGGGTACGCCATTGTTAGCAATAGCCTTCTCAAGAGCGTCCTGAACTTCGGGGTACGAGTCAAAAGAGGCGACCGGCTCCTTAGAGCAGTAACCTCCTGTAGCCTTAAAGGTGTGATTCTTCTTAAGACAGTTGAAACAACGATTTAAGTGACGGAGGACCTTGACCTGGATGTCAGAGCGGCCACGGGGGCCAGATCCCGAGCTGGATCCACCGTTCCGGGGTCCGTTAGAGGGAGTGGACTTATTGCCGCCTGCTCCGCCGCCCCCGCCACCTTCTAAACTCTGATTTCCTCTACGGTTGCCAGTTGTAGTGGCTCGTTGTGGGTTGGACTGTTCGAGGAGACGAAGGGTTTGACAGAAGTCAAGGTAGGTGAGGCTAGACTCTAAGACTTTCATGGCGGTCATGTCGCGCCACCATACAGGCAGCCGGTTGCGCATGAACTGGATCTTGAGGGTGTCGGGCCAACGAAGGGCCGAGGTGCCGACGTTAAAGCGGGCGATGTACTCACCCATAGACTCTGTGGGCTTCATAGTGGAATTCAAGCTCTCATACCAGGACTGAGCTTCGATGCTAGTGTTCAGCGACTTATAGACAGAGTCAAGGATAGACCAAGCCTCGTTACTGTGCGCGAACTCAGCTCCAGGTTCGAGGTACCCATGCTGGAGGCATCCGAAAGCCTTGTCCTTGGTCTTCTGGCGGATGTAGCTAAGCTTCTTGGTTTCTGAGGCGAACTCGTAGGGATAATCAGCAAACCAATCGGTGACGTCCATCTTCCACTTAAGATAGTCGGCGGAAGTGGTGCCATTACCGGAGAATGCCTCAGGTTCAGGTTTCTTTGGGCGGGGGTGGCGACGGTGATCGTACTCTTCGTCATCGGAGTATCGATTTTTCGTAGACTGAGTGCCGCGCTGACCTTGGCGAGAGAGGGCTGGTAGAGGACTGTTGGCATCGTCGCCTTCAGAGTCCGATGAGTCTGGGGGGAAGGGCCTGTGTGGCCGCGCCTGGCTGACCTAGAAACCTTGGCTGTAGCCTGTTTTAGCTTAGCCTGGAGTTTCTTCATATTCTCTAATGTGGCTCGGTGGGCGTCGTGCTCCTGTCGGTATTTGTCCTTGTAGGCCGATTTGCGGGCGGCGAGGTTCTCTGCCTGGTTCTGGGCCTGCTGGTAGTCTTCGTGAGCGCTTCCGCGCGCGTCGCGGAGCTCCTCGGTTAGGCGTGCAACTGTAGCGACGGAAGACTGAAGTTGGTCCTGGCAGTTCTTAAGGACAGCCTGTGTGTCAGCGACGTCGCCCTTGTAACCCTCAAGGATATCTTGGGTTTCTTGATCCTTGCTGTGGAGGTTTTCGATGACCTTGTCTCTTGCGAGAAGCTGTTCGCCTAACTGATCGCTGTGTTTGCGCTCGTTGCCGAGGTCTCTCCACATATCGCGGATTTGATCATATAGTCTGTTCAACGCCTTAGACTGGTCATTATTCGTATGTCCGATAGGCGTAGTGTGGAGAGAATCTTTGCGTTGGGGGTTGCCTTGCGCATCGTTCTCCCAGAGGTCGAAGGTGGTCACGTTATCCTCGCGAGGAATGACGTAGGACGTAGAGGGCTGTCGCTCGAATTGCGCACGCTCGTAGGCGTGTTCAACTAGGGGTTCTAAGGACGCGGCGGGTCCAGGTGAGAGCCACGCTTCAGAAAAATAATCAGTGTCGACTTCGGCCTGAGACTGGCGCGAGTAGCGGCGTTGCTCGCTCATTAATGGGTAGCGTATGCCCAATGGGCTGCTCAAGTCGGCGCGATGGTCTATGAAGGCCACGCCCTTCTTGCGCGTAGTGATTGTGGT includes:
- a CDS encoding Myosin-tail-1 domain containing protein; translated protein: MNRSRMDESHENSAPEQPSRATAPTSQTKETLERRASGLPEHTARTTSSTGTVQQPLDISDDSDDELPTTITTRKKGVAFIDHRADLSSPLGIRYPLMSEQRRYSRQSQAEVDTDYFSEAWLSPGPAASLEPLVEHAYERAQFERQPSTSYVIPREDNVTTFDLWENDAQGNPQRKDSLHTTPIGHTNNDQSKALNRLYDQIRDMWRDLGNERKHSDQLGEQLLARDKVIENLHSKDQETQDILEGYKGDVADTQAVLKNCQDQLQSSVATVARLTEELRDARGSAHEDYQQAQNQAENLAARKSAYKDKYRQEHDAHRATLENMKKLQAKLKQATAKVSRPFPPDSSDSEGDDANSPLPALSRQGQRGTQSTKNRYSDDEEYDHRRHPRPKKPEPEAFSGNGTTSADYLKWKMDVTDWFADYPYEFASETKKLSYIRQKTKDKAFGCLQHGYLEPGAEFAHSNEAWSILDSVYKSLNTSIEAQSWYESLNSTMKPTESMGEYIARFNVGTSALRWPDTLKIQFMRNRLPVWWRDMTAMKVLESSLTYLDFCQTLRLLEQSNPQRATTTGNRRGNQSLEGGGGGGAGGNKSTPSNGPRNGGSSSGSGPRGRSDIQVKVLRHLNRCFNCLKKNHTFKATGGYCSKEPVASFDSYPEVQDALEKAIANNGVPVGEPARPKVKGAAASVTSTSPQPSENAYEEEEELHPNRFVDDSLTLALSPTVEVSSDDESDPDPTLQAIANRVKALKQQSQTGSRITVSAIAAAAIRGDKYQPLVGQQLVFKGIISSHRSSPQHVEIMGDTGCASLFIDSSHARAHKYDLISLSQPATLELADGSLVAGVTHMARVTVTFGTHTEDVLAYVTKLSGVQMILGTPWFQTHEPRVNWKDMSLSFDSEHCLINSFISSRVAAAAVCHDQDICITSYDEIGRIAELSDKEWEDTQHLRAAGAKVLPEDYEKFRDKMERPHMTRQEILKRLPKVLHPLYQGFDPKEADELPELRGNLDHKIELKLDDTGQPPKPSFQRLRPMSRDEARAVKLYVDDMIKKGHVERSTSAWAAPLLVVRKPGGGIRICVDYRGLNAHTVKNRNAPPLIRDMLAKLSKSRYFSKVDVIAAFNKIRIKEEHKHLSAFITPYGLYQYTVMPFGMCNSPGTFQAYINDVLHEYLDEFCMAYLDDVIIFSETLDQHEKHLVQVVSRLADAGLPMDILKSDFITTEVKFLGLIITADGIKMDPDKVSAIQDWKLPQSLKDVQAFLGFANFYRRFIRGFSDIAKPLTHLTKGDPKLFKMTKEAERSFLALKVAFCSDVVLAHFDPDLKTIVETDASDYVYAAVLSQVQPDGSVRPVAYLSKKMSPTECNYEIYDKELLAIVRAFEEWRPELAGVPEAVEVLTDHRGLEYFRSKRNLNRRQARWAEFLEEFDFRIQYRPGKQGTKPDSLTRRTGDLPDSVTDDRVQHQCQTILGSNRWGGSYAAVRLAGVCLAQSATIN
- a CDS encoding ComEC, membrane metal-binding protein is translated as MLVITPTATTTPVFTAASTNIATAAPTLPILAIHSVLAALAIPAAPAVLAAPALANYAPTISALTALTPAAFTLNAPTPTVTALIAATLNALALTAIALATLAILATTTLLPLLLLLFLLLLLLRLLLLRPALATLTPTALTPPHSAILPITASALATSSISTIPVLLAALAFPAVPAVSTALFCPLPPTPPPPAVTAVSAAATAPLVAALTTLATFAFLAALNIFAINPTASVLAAPDTLTISTVLTLSLVLVTCTALNILITTPTTPAPVAASAPAILAAYNILTSTSYLLQLIYTSGYCYCYCYSPTFAILATLTVLTILAVLTILAVLIILAASAVLTILAVLVVLAASAVLTILAVLVVLAASAVLTILAVLVVLAASAVLSTLTALTILAVPAVLAIATINLIVNSLAVRPFLALPLLLLLSSQSSQSP